The DNA region GGCTCCTGCAgagaacataaataaaactcacatttttctgACTACTTAACAAAGCACCCGAGTCTGCATTTTCAGGTGAATAAATGAGAGTGACGTGGTCCTCTTTCAGACTCTCGCCCTGACGTTCAGCCAGGGTGGCTCAGTGTTCCCTGGCTCTCAGCCCctccatgtgtttgtgcatccCAGGACAGTTGACATTGATTGTGCaggagacagactgagacacatTAGTACCCAGCTCGCTCCTGccgctgaaaaacacattaactgGCTGCATTGGGAGCCCTGTCTGGTAACCATGGCAAAGCACacggggggagggaggggaaggaggagggTTGAGACGGGGCAGCGGGTTCAGCGTGCAGTCTCTCAGGGGTTGTCTTTCTCAAACgctcctttcctttcctccgGCCACgtctgtcattttctctcagtctctctctccctcttttgaactgacagcctctctctctctctcctctcctctcttctcctcatataaacacaatttgcatttttctttctcttttcttgcaTTCTTATTGACGCTGACCTCATCAGTCTGCCCTTACCTCATACTCCACCCCCTTATCCAACGGCCCTGTGCAACATAATCTGCCTCTCTCTAatttgccttctttttttctagcGTTTTCCCCTCGatgtttctttctttcgttGTCAATATGGTTCCCCTCTGTGGAGAGGCACAGCAAAGACAAGAGAGGGAGCTAAAACAATGTGGAATAAATTCAGTTAAAACTGACACTGAGGGAGGACAAATGAGCTTTACACAACCGTAATAtgatgtgtatatatataaaggaTAATACATATAAAATGGTAGGCCAATTCTAGTTTTCCAAAGATAGTCatttatgttgtatttatgCTGCTGTGACTCTTTTCCCCGTGTGCAATCCACAAAGTGTATCTTACCTTATAAATCTGTGAATGTTTTGTGAGTATTTTGATATTCTTATTAAGGGCATCTTAGATAACCACAGGTGCAATTCAACCaagaacatttactcaagtactgtacttacgTATGAATTGGACATACTTGTActtaacttgagtattttcttttcctgcCACTTTacacttctactccactacatctcagagagaaatattgtacttttgacttcATGACATGTATCTGAATGCTTAAGTTACTTTACAAGTTGAGATGTTTGCATGAAAAACGTACATAAGaggagtttataaaatatgatgttttgtaataaattaaatgcatttaattttatttaattaatttatcaaacAACCGTTTATATAAGTAAAactgcaatgattagttgacAAATCAGATcaataaatagaaaatgaattgTCAACTAGTTACATAAGCATTTAAAGCCTTttctattaataataataataacaaatattattattattgttgtcattagGTTTTGGGGGTGTGTTtccttgtgggttttttttttttgttttttttttttttttgcataattttgagttttggggatttttttctcaataattttcttttttatgcttcatcctatttatatatataattttaagtttatttgtgttttgtactgttttctgtctctgtaaatTTTCCTGTTCATACTtagttttacttaagtaacattttcaatgcaggtcTTTTACTGgtaacagaatattttcaaaGTATTGTATTAGTActtatacttaagtaaaggatccaaatacttcttccaccactgaagATGGCCACTGCATGTGTTTTCACTTAGTCCTTAATATACTTTGagtattttaaatgtgagagaagctgaaaattgacttgatttttctgaaaaacatgtGACAAAGGCAATCAGCAAGGAGGGaggccaaaaaatagcaagacgtctataaaaagtaagaaaattacctgagatgagattttgcaaaaaagaccaaagaaagaaaaaggagttaaaaatgtgcttaaaattttgaaatattggGAACAACCAAGCTGGTCACTGAAGTTTTTCCcatgttatttgaaaaaaatcggCCTAAtgtgctgaggtttcaaaggtttgaatacgtGTGAAAgtcgtctgaaagcagcacaagaaaagtgatgttgttccaggttacaaagggtcTTAGGAATGTATGAAACTCATCTGCTTCAGTGATTTGGGTAATTAAATAGCTATCTAAAAATATTTGTCCTATTGTTTTGGGACAAAGAGTTGTCAGTGGGAGGGGAACTCCTTTTTACTGAATATGCAGAAAGGGCTGTTCACAGGTGAGGCCAGGTAAAGCCCACTCAAGAGGCACATTCACACCTCAAACCATTTTCAGAGTGAAGACAGCAGCTTAAAATGTCCTTTGTGGCATTGATTTAATTGCAATTAAATTGTTTTGCATATacaataaaacttgttttttttacacttgaagTGTAACTAGGGAACTCCTGCTGAGCTGCTATCACTATGACTTGTTGCGTAGGTGAAGATGGGATTATTTAGATCTTGTGCATTTACTTGAAAGTAGGaggatttatatttttacaaaattaaagacatttacatcacgaaagacacacatgcaaagaaaaTTAACCAGGGTGCATTATATCAAgtgttttatgcttttgtttttctgaaaaataaatctctAAATGATCACATAATGAGCAATTAAACTTAAAACATACTTTGTCTTCAGTTTTGCTGAAATTACACCTCCAACaagcttttgtttctgtttaagttaacttttttttatagctaTGATACTTCTGCACTTTGATGTGAGTATCAGTCgcatttttctttatataaggttttaaactatttttcatGTGAGTTCTGGTGATTTTGTATGTTTACGTTTTATCTTTTGAAAGTCCCTtggctgtgcatgtgtgcatgcgtgtgtgtgttttaatataaGCCGATATAAGTTTCTACTACACAGACATTTCTTATGACttcatttaatttgtatttatgtgttccGAAAAAACAATAAGTGTAATATTTAGGGTTTGTTCAAAAGTTCAACAGACCATCTTCccttatattatattttctgttattttattattacaatacCTAACCTAAATAATTATGTATGTAAATAGGTATTCTTAAGtgtagtatttttaaatttttaaacatGGAGGGTGTCTATAGAGTTCAATCACTGTATTTCtgaagttttgtttctttgctccattgttgtgttttgacaaTAAGTACACCGTGTATAATCATATTTTTACTGTCTAATAAATATTTGCACAGAGCATGTAAGTCTGTAGGGGGCAGTGCTGAGCTGCAGTCCAGTAGGTTGAGGTGGCAGCACTAACACTGATGTCAAACACTGAACTTTACTGAACAAcactataaataataaatatattttaattacttaatcTGAGTATATACACTGTGCGATACTCACTCTAGTGTCCATGTACATTTCAAATACAGATATTGTTTTTGGATTGAGTTTGCTTCCAAAACAATATGTTGTGAGAGTTTTCGGAACATCAGCATTGAAATACTTTCAGTGTGttaataatttctttgtctctgctTAGATGCTGAGTGTGAAAATGCACTGTTTTACAGTTATTTCACAGTGAAAGCTCACAATGAGCGTAGAGGAGCACACGCTTAGTTGTGATAgatttgtcaaaatatgttgTAAACATCTATCTTTTACACATTTGAGAGgattcaacatgctgtaatTCAGGAAAAGGACTAAAAAGAATAGAGAACTATTTTACATCCTCGGTTAGTAACAACACGGCATATAAAATGTGATGTACTCTGTCAAATGTTGATTAcatggacatttaaaatatttttattttaacaaacaccAACATGAAGCATGGTGCAACAGtatttgacacaaaaatactttaactGAGCAAGTATTAAagaaattagatattttttgcCACAAAATCAGAACTTTCGTAGTGAAATTGTCCATTCTCCTTAATTTTAGTCTTACTGCAGATAGtcctgtattttctttttcttaacggtgtcatcaaaaatatcggttccagcttcttaaatgttcaatttttttctgcttttctggaAAGTCTTCGGATTTCGGactgttggaaaaacaaaagaattcatctgaagatgtcactttgggctctgggaaactGTAATgataattttcacaattttttgacattttatagacaaaatgattaattgattgagcgtaaaaaaaaaaaaaatcagcagattgTACTTGAATAATTGTACTTAGTTAGATTCCACCAATCTTAACATGAATATGTAGCCACATTGAACTgtttttccatcttcagtctaaACATTATTTAATGATTGCAGATGTAAAGTATTCTGTACTCAGTACTAATTACTATCaacttgtgttatttttgtcataacaAATTGTAACTAATCtggaaagaaattaataaataaaattaggaataaaaaatgaatgccaGAGTGCACTTAAAAAGCATCACAATAGAGCTTGCACATTGAAAAACAATTCCAAGGAAGGATCCCCCTTGACCCCCCTGAGGTCCTCATGTCCTCATAGAAAAGCCCCTACTTTTAATCAGCGGTGGATAAAGTACCTGAAAGTCATAGAGTAAAAGTACCCTGCAGATTTCTGACCAAAATATTACTTAAGAAGTTAAaatcacctattagaatatcaCTTGAGTAAAAAATCTGAAGTatcttatatttatataattaatatcaaaatttaattttaccatattaaattaacttaagcactgaaaataaaaggGAGGGTAAATGCTGTGAATAAATTTGCAAATAATCcgaaattttaaaattattaactTTACTTCTTCTTAACAAATAAGTGGAATGTACGttacacttgaaaaaaatattgttttattttttttaatttatttatagatttatggatttaaagaacaaaatccagtttttctctccctcccccattttttcctttgttcGTCCATCCGTCCGTCCCTCATTCCCTCCTTCCATTTTGTATGAagttgcctaaacataaggGGAATGTACAGGAGTAAAcgtatacatttttatgtaggaaatgtagtggagtaaaactgaaagttgacaaaaataaaaaaaaactcaagttaAGTACAAATACTCCACAAAAATACCCAGTTAAAGTACTGTAACATCGTGTAATTATCCTTCTTTGTTACATAACACCACTGCTTAAAATGAagcatgtaaaaagaaaatccaactGCATTAATTACTACACACACCAACATAAAGTCTGCAGATAGCGGTGtgaaatgcttgaaaaaaagcagatataAATATGCTGCGATGCAGAATACGAGCGATAAATCACAGTATCAGCCCGGGACTCAGCGGAGAGGCGGAACCAAAGTTCGCGCTGCAGTTTCCTTCAGAGCCTCCTTAACTTTAAGGACGGCGGAAGtggtcttaaatttaaacaGCCATCACAGCAACAATAAGCGCGGACTTTCACTTTGCGGGCGGTCTGATGAACCAACAATTTACGAAAAAATAAGCTCAACTGTTACACGGGATTTCTTTAAGGTGAGAAATCCACTCTGATTTTTTGCACTATTTTACCCGCTGCACGCCGCGCGCCACTCTTTTCATCGCCGTCGATTTTGAGGCTGACTATTACCTGGAAAACAATCTGGTCCATAGTCGTAGCGATTGTACAAGGCCTTAAAATTCACCAAAGTGATTTTGATTCAGTttcatttaagaaaaacagcatttgggCTTTagcgatttttaaaaataatttgcaattGTCCAAACTTGAAAATATGCAGCCGAATAATAAGAAATGATTATATTTTGCATGTTATTGCTAGCCTCATATGCGCCTGTGTATCGCTGCGCCTTCCCGCCGTTGCAAGATTGTGATCCAGGAAGTAGACGCAGCCGTCCGAAAACCTATCGTTTTAATTTCGATTAAACTATAAAAATTCAGCAATCGCTttctaaataatatttaaaaatatgcacataTGTGTGCTATTTTACTCCGCAGACTAGGTTATTCATGCAGATGAACAATTTTATTTCTTCGCTCCGTTTTTTTTTCCGCCATAGAGGAGCAATGTTATTTTGCagccagaaatgtgtttttgtttctctgaaaTGGAAAACATTTATAAGCTGTTATAAGTGGATCCGTGAAACATTTTACGTGTTTAAACCTCGGATACtgataaaatgcacattttataaACACAATCTAAATTAAGATTGTAATTATTGTGCTTTGTTATAAGTAATAAGTTTGTAACGTAAGTGCATTAGTGTATATGCTTAAGCACGTTAGAAACAGACacgatttggaaaaaaagtatattttaacgTATTATTTCAGCAGCACTAAAACttgcaataaatattttttgattacaggtttattatttaatttaacccttttgtctgtgaaacaatgcaaaaatgtggaacaaacaaacaaaaagagaaagaaaacatgcccttcAGTATATGTGAGAGCACAAGGTGACATCAGTAGGTgttaccaaaacaaacataaacaatacaatacacacacacatttataagGCGCTTTTCAGGAAACTAAAAGACACTTTGCAAAAGTCAAGAAagatcaaacaataaaacacatttaaatacataaataaaaataaaatacacacattataATGTAATCAATCATCTAGTCAATATATGCCCCTGAATatagaaacatttttcattttatcattgcTTCGCCTTGCTATTAtacaatgcacacacatatacgtgAGTGTGTAAGTAAAGTGTACTGTGGGATGCTCAGtggctcacctggtagagcgagCGCCCCACGTACAAAAAGACTGTCctgcctgcagcagcagcaagttGAGTGTTGATCAGGGGCCTTTAACTGCAGGTCATCCTCTCTCATTCCCCATTTTATGTGTAATTGATgctaggaaaaaaaaggcaaacgccaaaaaataatcttcaaaaGACAGTTGAATGTATACATcatcaatttaatttttgattgtGAATGTTTCATTTGCAGATACAACCCTAACAGAAGCAGTCCAAGCTGACGGCAGCAGGATGGAAGAAGAGATAAGGACGACTGAGTCGGAACAAGCAGACGTGGTGAGCAATGAGGCGGAGCCCAGTGCAGAAGTGCCCAACAACAGTCCCGTTAAAAGAGGAAGGGGGAGGCCAGCAAGCGCAAAGAAAGCGAAGGGGACAGACGAGCCGGTTTCCAACGGTGGGTCCACAGATCCTCCGAGGAGAAGAGGGCGTCCAAAGCTCCAAAAGAACACTGAGGAGCAGGGATCAGGAGAGGACGACGCTGCGCAGGAGTCGAAGGAACAGGCCAGTGATGAAGACGGTCAGACAACAGACCAGTCTCCGAAGAAAAGAGGCAGGCCAAGAAAGTCTGAAGCTAAAGACTTACCTAACGGTGGCGCCGATGCACCAAAAGGGAAAAGGGGTCGTCCAAAAGGATCCACGAAGCGCAAGTTAGAAAGTTCAGAGGATGACGGCAGTTCGGCAACACCTCAGAAACGAAGACGCTCTGTCAATAAGGTGGAGGGCAGCAGCGAGGGGGAAAATGGAACCCTAGTCtcaggaaaaaagaagagaggtCGTCCCAGGAAGGTGCAGGATGAGAACGGTATCTCGAAGCCTCGTAGAGGGAGGGGAAGGCCAAGAAAAATTGTAGCGGAGGGGGATGGCGCCCAGGTAGTTAAGAGGGGAAGAGGCCGCCCCAAAGGCTCCTCAAACAAGAAACCCCGTGCATTAAAGCTGCACGTTAAGTTGGGCCGGCCTAAGAGAAGCAAGCCTGGAAAAGGGAAACGTGGTCGACCAAGACTTCAACCAGCCAAAAGAGGAAGACCCAGGAAGCACCCTCTGCCGTCACCCGAGGAGCTGAAAAAGCCACGAGTATGGAAGCCGCTGGGAAGGCCGAGGAAATACCCACGCCCTGATCCACCAGAGGGCGTTCCAGATGCCCCTCGCAGAAGCCGCGGTCGCCCTCGCAAGTCAGAGTCCAAGAAAGGCGCTCACTTACGCAAGAGTCTGTCGCCCTCTTCAGCGCTCGACCCCGACAACGCAGTCCCGAGAAAAAGAGGCCGCCCCCCAAGTGCTCAGAAAAGTGACACCGGCGCCCCGCGTAAAAGAGGCCGCCCTAAGGGTTCgggcaacaaaaataaaggcGAAAAGCCGCTCGAAGGCGCACTCAACCATTCTGAGGTGGAGCAGGAAGGAGAGCTGGTAGAGGAGATGCAGCATGACGGAGAAGTGgtggaagaggaggtggagcaggaggagcaggtaGAAGAGGAAGTCGagcaagaggaagaagaggtgGAGCAAGTCACGTCCATCGAAAATACTGAAGAGTCCCTCATCGATCAGGATGCAAGCTATGAAGTTAGTAACCAGGCTTGATGAACCATCCCGGTCTGACCAAAAAGTTGCTGTAGTAGTTGCTGTTTAAATCATAGAATACAATCTTGTCGATGAGAACacgtttttaacattttgtcagTCAGGTAGGCTAGATATTCAGCAGCTCTTCTGTTTTCCTGACTAACTTGTCcatcttgttttattgtgtttttctttttttttttataaactactttatttctgtcatttgagTAAGCAGTAGTACTAATAATCTTTTACTAGAACTGGCATGTAGAGTTTATTATTCTAGACTGATTGTTCCAGTTTTCATTTAGCTTTCAGATGTAGTGTTTGTCAgtttaactgtaactgtaaaacGGTTGCTGGGGAATGACTTGGaaggggggggaaaaaaagtccaaaaaaaatgttgaaaagatggaaaaattgaaattaaaaaaacaaaaaaaaaaaaaacaaaacaaaacaaaaaactgcaattttagAGAGCCGAAGTCTTGACGTCACATCCGGGCGAGCCTCTACTCCACTAGTTTCTGTAACTCAGTAAAGGTTGCAGTTATATACCGATTTCGAGGTATACTGTGGAATTAAAATTGAAGGTTATCATACCATTGCTTATCTACGGtattggaaaaaatgcaaatggatggaaaatctcacctttattagttattttcaaaagggagactttttactCACTTTcatcaagaaaaaatgtctcaagtttcaattatagtaataaaacttttaactaaaaaagcccttctgttttcatttctcttAAGGTAATCGTAAGTGATAGTGATAATTCTGATACCGCAATAATTTCcgaatttaaagtaatttttaattgaggtgttttgaccttttattcagtgttggggagtaactCATTGCATCTAACAGTGTTCCCTAATTTCAGGGTTCAGACAAACGTAATGAAGATGGATGTGTCTCCACCGTGCAAAAATGAAGCCGAAATATCCCGGATATGGCCGCTGCCAACTTGcgctggtgacatcattttttttaaaattttgtgtgCGTCCccttttatcattctgtgtccagTCTgtaaattaagacattttcGCGAGACCGCAGAGCAGGCAGAGCTCGTCTcgagttatttttttcaaagcagaaTAATTGATGTCAGAGATAATGagattgagatttttttcttttttacggTTAAGATTTACTATTAATGCACCtttgtgttctgctgctctgtctgtgtccagAGCGCGCTCTGCTCTGCACTCCGAGATCATGGATTAATGCATAATTGAATTGCGAATATACTCCCAACAGTGCTTTTAATGAAcgatccagctccaaaaatacataatcaaTGTGtggcagcagtttttttgttcgtggcgggccaccacaaataaatgggACTCTGACTGTTGTTAAAGCTGTAATTCGATCGCTGCTCAATTGGGAAAAATtgcattggtaaaaaaaaaaaaaaaaagactttgagcAAATAGATTTCTGCCAAAACTgagttacaaaataaatgtaagcaATGCAATTAAATGATTTACTGATCAAAATGTTGGTAATTATGAAAGGGTAACATCCGACAGTTATTTTGCTAAGAAGCTGATGTggaaaataacatttatcatgctgtgctgcatttcttcactgtgcagaaatgccttttttttggtgtatttctgGACAACGTGGGTCAGCAAAGCCATTTGGACGCTCCCTGGTTTAAActgatgtttgtttgctttttttaaaaagaattttcaGCTATATTAGCcagttttaaaacaatttaaacatttttttaaaaacgtaatCGAAAAAAAAccaagttacattactttgatgaagtaattaaaaaaaaaatagtttttgcatttttaacaggatatctagtaatctgtaacctgcttaatttcaaaagtaaccttcccagTACTGCATGTTTTCGGCATATAACACGAGGTAGTTTGACCCAAGCACACGGGATTAGaatttggagtttttttgttatgttttattgaTAACAAATTGTCGACGGCTGCTTTAAACAGGATACAGAATAAACCACAGCATTAAAACCACACATACTGGGGCGCCCAGTAGTTgagttggtagagcgggcgtcCCATGTACGGAGGCTGtttcctcgccgcagcggctgcACGTTCAACTCTGGCCTCAGTCTTTAGCTGCATGTCACCCCGTCTCTCTGCTTTCACTGTTActctgtcctgtcaattaaaggcttacacccccccccccccaaaaaatctatttaaaaaaccCTACCCACATTGTTGTCCTGTTGACTAAGGTTTGATTTTTAGTCTTTTGTGTTATTCCAAAACCTGGATGTTGTGATTTCACTTCGGCTCTCTAATGAGAATCTGTGAGGAGATCTTGAGGGCTTGTGAGAGAAAATACGTCtaagtgatgtcacagttgtcTTTATGccatttcacagttttattatgtctttttattttgccttaaTTGCCAAAGCTTTGAATGTACCATCAGTTAGTCGAATGAGTTGTCCTGCTTTTCATACATTCCTCGACAGGACGTAAAGCTCGGTATCAAACATCTTCCCGCCACTCACAGTCGCCCAAAAGATTTCCTCCtccacttttacttttttttagtttcagctGTCGCTATAGTTATTTCACTCGTTTCTCTTAATGTTTACATGTAGCTGTGAAGccctttcatttttgtttttgtaacttgGGACTGTCATGAGATTAAGTTCAAGTGATTGGATTGAtttcacaaacattcatttacttgtttttttgttgtttttttttttttcccagcaccTTTTGTTAAACTTGTGTGACATGAATTATTCACCATTATTACTTATATTAACATCTCTCTAGGGTTTGGGTCAAACAATTGAAGTTTCTAAATGCCAAGTTGTGCTTCGGTGTGTCAAGTTATCAAAATCAGAATTCGATCCGGCATTGTGACGTCAAATCATTTTCAGTGGACATATttggattttgtgtgttttgaacaAGAAGTCAataatttgtgacattttgctcttgaaataaaatgttgatcttgctgttttattttccagCGTGGTGTGATGTTTGTATCAATGTACCTTTCTATTCCTGTTTGTTTACCTCCAGACAGTTTACATAACTTAATGATGTAGGCAAATATGTTGgcagtattatttatttgtttatttgtgtttgtaggTAGAAGCTCCACCCTCATCAGTCCTGTTTGATGACTTGACTTGATATGTGATGCACCTGAGTCAAAGACTGTGTGTTTTGACAGATGATCACTCCAAACTGGAAAACTTTGCAGCTCAATGTGCgtatattgatttaaaaagaacataTTCTGCTAAATATTTCACAGGGAGCATCAGCATTATTTGTTAGTTGTGATGACCAACCCGAAACAACTGAGTTTGGTTTAATTTagctaattttacattttattgtagtatagtatatatagtttATGCTATATG from Plectropomus leopardus isolate mb chromosome 18, YSFRI_Pleo_2.0, whole genome shotgun sequence includes:
- the LOC121958221 gene encoding chromosomal protein D1-like; amino-acid sequence: MEEEIRTTESEQADVVSNEAEPSAEVPNNSPVKRGRGRPASAKKAKGTDEPVSNGGSTDPPRRRGRPKLQKNTEEQGSGEDDAAQESKEQASDEDGQTTDQSPKKRGRPRKSEAKDLPNGGADAPKGKRGRPKGSTKRKLESSEDDGSSATPQKRRRSVNKVEGSSEGENGTLVSGKKKRGRPRKVQDENGISKPRRGRGRPRKIVAEGDGAQVVKRGRGRPKGSSNKKPRALKLHVKLGRPKRSKPGKGKRGRPRLQPAKRGRPRKHPLPSPEELKKPRVWKPLGRPRKYPRPDPPEGVPDAPRRSRGRPRKSESKKGAHLRKSLSPSSALDPDNAVPRKRGRPPSAQKSDTGAPRKRGRPKGSGNKNKGEKPLEGALNHSEVEQEGELVEEMQHDGEVVEEEVEQEEQVEEEVEQEEEEVEQVTSIENTEESLIDQDASYEGSDKRNEDGCVSTVQK